Below is a window of Drosophila bipectinata strain 14024-0381.07 chromosome XR, DbipHiC1v2, whole genome shotgun sequence DNA.
aaataatgaatctgtgttttcgctaccattatcatcaaaatacttttttataataaattcttttaacggaagaatattattttctttaattaaacgtatttcatttttctcctcattatcataatattttaacttctccagtttcccattatattccaaaattcccttatctatatttattatagctccaatttttcttaataaattgaatccaattagaatatcagattctaaaccttcgatttcataaaataattgttttgtttaaaatatatttataatatggtaatactaataattgagtagccatgaactgttgttacctttttgtatattggtagctcgtttttattttcaaaaattccccttcttatgtaacaagcagtggctcctgtatctattaaaacttttagctgcttcttggtttttcgatctatcccatttaaataaggcattcctctgtgttattagctggctgactttctgttccatctgattcccttttttgagcttgagtttgctctctattatgatttgtgttatagaaaattgaacgatttttattttgatgataattattattatatcttatcgGTTATCGgttgcctgccaattatttTATCTTCCTTGGTTACTATTtgactgccaattttggctcggctgccgattgttattagatttattctggagttgagttggtggatcaacatccattggctcgatagcttgttgcttatgattattattttgattattattttgccaaaaatttcccttttgtggccaattgtaattttggttatgattaaaattatttcccattttagtggtattattattttgtcgtatttgatcaaatcgtaagatgtttccccgatatttactttcatttttaaatccattaaacctgTTTGCGAatgttaacgatcactgtcacttggtagtgtcgtttggtggatgttttaatttttccactaaaaatgttgagttggtgaccgcgcgagttccgtttatgtttaacttattttttataaaactattaagtccggatataaatactcgtagagcatttccccttattgaattgtttgtttctttggtaattacactgtcctttccgtatgtcattatggttttgtttattagtaaggtcatttttttattgacttcgttatagtactcagtaattgttattcgtccttgcctgaggatacttagttctgactcgagaacatgtattggtcgtttgtcactatatatgaagtccaatcgggataagattgctttaaagtttaaaactgtgccatgattgCTAAGAGAATCATtggcagctcccataattttatttcgtaaaattgtcaaggcgataaaatattgttcactttcaattttatagagactcatagcagtttctgcagcttccctccaacctacatattgtgttgATTCCCCTGtaaaatttggtaaggattttaccacttcaagtgttgtatcgcattttatagctgggtcaattgtttgtactttataatcttccacagtttttgcagctgtggctagccttccttctaaacattctactttcctgctaacttcattcaattgagcgtttattaatctgtttatcaattctactgtcaaactgccggctgtggctacactgcctgcagaaaaatttggtgctgaacctccggttgccattgtaagatttaattcacaaaagctatttatcaaatcttccagaattattctttatatttttttttaaatcgcgaatcttactttttgcaatatataaatcttatattatttttctcaaattcacagatcttaaattatagtctttaattttttttattattttaaattaattcctcacgatattgtcccgttggggtcttccttctgtgtggttggtaGTTGATAGTTGATAAATggatagagaatgtcctgtcttccttccttggtttttttgttggagcgagttgtcgtttttatttgagaatgtcctgccttccttccctgatttttcttgttggagttgtcattttatttgtttttgttgtcctttttgtttttttttgtgcgttgaattttttagtttttgtgttcttgtaattgtttggtttaaaatttcggtccacctttgttttaattcactctttatggattatttcattaattaatttccatttactttattgttaacgatcactgtcacttggtagtgtcgtttggtggatgttttaatttttccactaaaaatgttgagttgttgaccgcgcgagttccgtttatgtttaacttatttgtcattaaactatttttgggcgccagttaaattgtttgtagttcggtgaattaaaaaaatgtaaattttattttttaattacacaacttggtgtaaaacctttatttattaaaagtaattattacaagacacttttgatttctcttaaatattttttgtcaaccgttcggggtctcggtcaaaaagggactgacttcttagttctaaatctgatccaaagaacctcggccatcagttgtgtttagattagaggcttaagatgaaactttcgcatcttattgtgaaattcgattaagctgatcgatgcaatttgatgggtacttgaaacgcaaaaggcctaattgattgggcttcgaagggaagctgatgtttacttttgattttgatttgtttatggggaaccgagatcggacctcagagccaaagacaaagccgaaggaaaatgcagagtttgaaaatattgtttataaaattcataagtggaaagccataagtggcctggatttatgggttgggtaattgagccaaagatcaagccaaaggcaaatgcagagattgaaaatattgtttataaaagccataagtggcctgtatttagggatTGGATAACTTGCATGTGTTGAGTGAGATTATGCATAATTGTTCGGTAGCCAACTGCACTTGCGTTCAGTTTGTAGCTATTTTCCCGAGAGTGTAGCTGACAAattcattgtttaaaaaaaatattgaaaagtgttaaataaacattaaaataattactttaTCCTAATACCAAGTTTAGcaactttataaaaaaaggtaagggagtatttaaaacaaaaccccgcatgaaaatattatttagtttGTTTGTAATTTGCGTATGTCTGCATATACGCAACATCCTGTACCACTTGAACCAAGACACCTAGGACATTGAAATTTTTGTCAGTTGATATTGGGGTCAATTCTAGCTTTTATGTATACTCAAAAAATTGTTGGCCACGCCAACACGCCACGCCTTTAATTTGGGCATGAGAGGGTTAATGCATTAgcattagtaacgaatagcagaaagaaGGCTGTGAatatgacgtttcacacattaatagtgtgtgtgtggagcagagctcgggcagagaaatttacTAGGGCCGTGATGACCACTgctataaagtatacatatttTGATCAAATtcacctcctaagttgatatgagcatgccTCGCTGTTTGTACAGTTcttaagctatcgacttgaaattttgctcacacccttcttttctttgcacgcagaatATACGTCGgaacgggatcggccgactgtacACCATCATAATCACCATAactaattgatcggaaattcTAGTAAAGGagtcatctccgaccctataaagtatacatattcttgatcaggatcacctcctgagttgataagagcatgtccgtctgtctgtttctacgcgaactagtctatcagttttaaagctatcgacttgaaactttgcacacacccttctttccattgGGCCCAGTCGGACAAGGACCAGAGGGCGGCTCCCCCGAAGAAAAATAAGGCTGGCAGCCCACCGGCAAAAAGCGAAGAATGCCTGACGGAGCTGGGCACGATAGTGAACGAGCTGCTATCGCGGgtcacagaaaaaaataagaggcATATTTCCGCAATGCAAAGGAGCCTGATAACCAGATTGAAGGACATCCACTCCATTCTGGTCGGAAGTGTTCCGGAGGAGCATGCGCGACCGGCCATCATGCCCAAGCCAGTGTGCCCCAGATGCGAGAGGGCCGGCATCGATACCGCGGAAAAGGAGCAGCAGACCCTTCCGACGGAGGTCTGGACCCAGGACCAGGCTGTGCAGACCGGCAGCATCCCTAACAGCACGGGCCCCAAGAGTGCACACCGGGACTCGGGGGCCAAAGTAGCAACGGCCAACACGGCGGCAAGGCCCAAGCCAGCAGTTGGAAACCCGGCTGCCGACAAAGGAAGCGACGGCGAAGCAAGCAGGAGAACGTCTGAATGGACGAAGGCCAAGCCTAGAAATCCCGAGAGGAGACGAGCCAGACCCGACGCCATAGTAATCCAAGCAGCAGGCATGACGTACAGTCAGATCCTGAGCATGGTAACTCGCAGGGAGGACGGGAAGCTAGACGACCTTGGCCCTTGCGTCAAGAAAGTGAGGAAGACAGCCAAGGGCGGACTGCTACTGGAATTGGCCAGGAAGAAGGAGAGCTCCACACAGGCCCTCAAAGGTTGCATCGAGGAGGTCCTAGGGAGCAAGGCAGAGGTGCGGGCGTACTCGGAGGAGACCAAGGAGTCACTCGTCGAGCTAAGAGGACTCGACGCACTTCAGAGGACATCATCGGGGCTATCGCGCAGCAGGCAGCGGTGGACCAAGGCGCCTTAAAAGTAAAGAAGCTGAGAAGCAGTTATGGCGAGTCGCAGACCGCTATCGTGGCTTTCCCCGCGAGCCTTGCCAAGGCCATCATTGCTGTGGGCAAGGTGAAGGTTGGGTGGACAGTATGCCATATGAGGGAAAAGGAGGCCGTGGCTCGCTGCTACAGGTGTCTTGGGAGGGGGCACATCGCAAGCGCTTGCAAGAGCTCGAAGGACAGAAGTGGCTGTTGCTTCCGCTGCGGAGACTCGGACCACAGGGCGGCCACCTGCAAAAAGGACCCTCGATGCTTCTCGTGCGAAGATAAGGGCCGGAAGGATGTGAGGCATCAGACTGGAAGCAGAAGTTGCCCCATGTCAGCGAAAGGAGGTGGACCTAGGACGACAGGATGTTAGTGCTTCAGCTGAACCTGAACCACTGTAGGGCGGCCCAAGATGTGCTGTCACAGACGGCGAGGGAGACGAAGGCGGACATAGCGCTCCTAAGCGAGCCCCATAGGACTGGCTCAGACAACCGCTGGGCAGTTGACCTATCGGGGAAGGCCGCCATCTGGAGCTGCGGCGCAACCGGCGCGACAATGCACTCAGTGCACAGTGCGGAGGGATTTGTAAGGGCTCGGATAGGTGGGGCATGGCTGTACAGCTGCTACATGGCACCTAGCCTAACCACCATTgagtttgagcgcatgatggactGCCTAGGAAATGACATCAGAGGCCGTTCTGACGTCCTTGTAGCAGGGGACTTCAACGCATGGGCGCAGGACTGGGGCTGCCCGAGGACAAATGCGAGAGGGAGAATGGTCAGAGAAACCTTTGCCTCACTCGATCTCGTCCTGCTGAACGAAGGAAACCAGCACACCTTCAGCAGAGCCGGAGCAGAATCCATCATTGACCTGACGTTCGCGAGCCTCTCGCTAGCGACGGGCGCTAACTGGAGGATAAGCGGCAGCTTTACGGCAAGCGACCACGAAGCAATATTGTGCTCAGAGGGAACAGAGGGAACCAAGGCTACAGAGTCGGTACGCTCCAGGCGAGGAACTTTACCGAGGCAGCACGTGACATCGGCAACGTCCCACCAAGCGGAGCCAACGAAATGGCTgacacccttgcagctaagCTTGAGGCAGCGTGCATGGCGAGCATGCAGCGGAGAAGCCGCTACCGCAGAAACCACGCTCCTGTTTACTGGTGGAGCGAGGAGATTGGCACCATCCGAGCTGAGTGCGTGAGAGCAAGGAGGCTTATGCAGCGAGCGAGAAGCAGCGACGCCTTTGAGGAGCGGCATCAAGCCTTCAAGGACCGGCGCAAAGCATTGAAGGTGGCCATCCGAGATAGTAAAAGGAAATGCTTCCTGGAGTTGTGTGACTCAGCGGAGGAAAATCCATGGGGCAACGCGTACCGGATAGTGGTGAAGAGGCTGCGCGCAGGAAACCAGTCCCCCAAGGACCCGAACGTGCTAAGGACCATAGTGCAAGCACTGTTCCCAGCCGGCAACCAGGTCACCCAGCTTCCCACCCCCCCAGCAGACAATGAAGCGACTGAGGAGGTAACGGAAGAGGAAGTACTGGCCATAGGGAGAGgcctatatatttttttatataaaaaaaaaaattgggcccagtatataagtcggaacgaccggtatcggccgactatagctgcctatagctgctatataactgattgatcggaaatggtataactttgttgtttttagagttaaagagttcaaatttgacacgacaATTTGaacagctatttttggcaaaacaatatgacatgccaaatttcatgaggatcggccgactatatcctatagcttccatataactgaacgatcggaaatgacccaaatttcgtgtttttgaagatagaaagctcgAACTTGgtaaagattatatttttggtcagttaatcggacctaccaaatttcataacgatcggccgactatatcttatagctcttattggattatatattcatattcccataaggatcggccaactatatccgatgtttgcgatatatatccagttttaactgcaagggtatataaacttcggctccgcccgaagttagcttcctttcttgtttttttcttgaacgttggaggctgctggctttcagttttaggtgcatctttttgcattcgatgtgcttacgccaggtaagtcgtctatcaagatGGACgccataccgtttagtaaaagtgGAGGGcgtgtttgtctattaagagtaaacgttatatgtttacacttttgttcgtctattttaatgcgccagtcggacaaccacctttccactattataagatgattagccagttgggttgtggcctgcgttgggcatctggagcgactaaggatagcggtatcatcggcgaacgttgacgttgttattTGTGCGTTCGTaagaatatccgcagtatacaaaacataaagaCACGAgtgccgagtgcgcttccttgtggaactctagcttcgatgatgtagtcgccaggagtagctgcgttgcatttcactgagaataccctattttagaggtatgattcctgtagcttgtgggtgtatgttggcaaatacgtttaaattttgtgcatgagtccaataaaccaaactcggtcgaaagtttgagatacgtcgagaaaaatagcgctgcagtattctcgctgttcgaaggctgagcgtatttcggatgttaatctgtacacttgctcgatggtttcgtggtttcttcggaagccaaattggtgtgccgggctTATATtccaagcttccagatgtggtattatacgagttaacaagcatttagaaggcttattggtctgtatgatgacggaattgtgtggtcttttccaggcttcggtatcattataatgatggtttcttccacttttttgggataTAGCCAatattaatgattccattaaatagtttgcagacgacctctatagcgcattttggaagttcgaacagcatctttggggtcaatagttcaccaccgggagccttttttggttttagccctctcatgactttttcgatttcgttcggccggaatgaaggtgcggctagctgaggggaggactctggctgaattactggcaggaggaatgaatttgaggctgggtttggcggaaagacactttggagatgtgtggcgaatgtttcagctcagtcttcgtcgctgcgagcccagcatcccgaagagtttcttatcggggtggtcgttttaattggggcgctaagatttgggtgggccctccacagggggtactttgtgtttgttggcgagagattctggatgtacctcagctgtgcattttcttcctgttggtgaagagcctggtcgattGATCGGGTTGCTTTTTTAAgacgttgttttgaagctggtgctctgctgttttgccaatcacgacgcgtgcgccccttttctcgcacgagctgttcgatttgctgattagatttgaagtatttttttcggtctacttctttcccatgaggagtagagattttagctgccgcaacgagtacttcttccagggcgctcgtagtgtattcgatgtccgattccatgttaaattccggggcgagttctatgtgggcaatcacgtactttttgtattttatccagttcgtttttggcgtcgtcaggctaaaggggtgttcggttattttggggctttgtagaagcgttagaagcacaggcgagtggtgtGATGATAaatccgagactgctttggaacttattagattgcgaggtatgttttttgtcactgcaaaatcaataaggtctgggagctttcgtgagtctgttggccagtatttgggacttccaggggaaacgtagtccagcttatttttcacatttatagttgcattgtacaattgtcttcctttgggagtcactagacgtgatccccagtgcgtatgttttgtaatatgcacatatatgcactattaatatcatatgtatatatatcgaccacccactgtaccaagagtacttaaagggtaca
It encodes the following:
- the LOC122321367 gene encoding uncharacterized protein, with translation MLVLQLNLNHCRAAQDVLSQTARETKADIALLSEPHRTGSDNRWAVDLSGKAAIWSCGATGATMHSVHSAEGFVRARIGGAWLYSCYMAPSLTTIEFERMMDCLGNDIRGRSDVLVAGDFNAWAQDWGCPRTNARGRMVRETFASLDLVLLNEGNQHTFSRAGAESIIDLTGNRGNQGYRVGTLQARNFTEAARDIGNVPPSGANEMADTLAAKLEAACMASMQRRSRYRRNHAPVYWWSEEIGTIRAECVRARRLMQRARSSDAFEERHQAFKDRRKALKVAIRDSKRKCFLELCDSAEENPWGNAYRIVVKRLRAGNQSPKDPNVLRTIVQALFPAGNQVTQLPTPPADNEATEEELPRIKKKCPNDCRGPLESPFCEQTCASTGAPTTK